The Providencia rettgeri genome includes a window with the following:
- a CDS encoding Predicted membrane protein: MAYKLRDRWMQRVLHSANLWLILAFIGTQVNWFVSILPWGMHEVGYFIYVMAITLTVIVLYWLQQNRMPPMKRNGLIYWYAMLPVTVGLIVLSCYANLEDGKLTFWSYVPLINPLDEAGLFSIATLILIRKGFTQKIRNMTVANFWVLRSLLVAIIALSAYWFNGILIRAIADFAELNWNYDTLYDSRLLQTVLSISWALAALACITIAAIKKNRIWWFMGAGIFACVIAKLFLIDIYGQGGISRAISFIGVALLILIVGYFSPLPPKETKGKVEQEKQS, encoded by the coding sequence ATGGCGTATAAACTTCGTGATCGCTGGATGCAAAGAGTACTTCATAGCGCTAATTTATGGCTAATTCTTGCATTTATTGGTACTCAGGTGAATTGGTTTGTCTCCATTTTGCCATGGGGAATGCACGAAGTGGGGTATTTTATTTATGTCATGGCGATAACGCTAACCGTGATTGTTCTTTATTGGCTACAACAAAATAGAATGCCACCAATGAAACGTAATGGGTTAATTTACTGGTATGCAATGCTCCCTGTGACAGTGGGGTTAATTGTATTATCTTGCTATGCGAATTTAGAAGATGGCAAATTGACCTTTTGGAGTTATGTGCCGTTAATCAACCCACTAGATGAAGCTGGGTTATTTAGTATTGCGACTCTAATTTTAATACGTAAAGGTTTCACTCAAAAAATACGCAACATGACAGTGGCTAATTTTTGGGTTCTACGTAGTTTATTAGTGGCTATAATTGCACTTTCTGCTTATTGGTTTAACGGTATCTTAATTCGTGCAATAGCAGATTTCGCTGAGCTAAATTGGAACTATGATACTCTTTATGATTCGCGCTTATTGCAAACTGTGCTTTCTATCAGTTGGGCATTGGCTGCACTAGCCTGTATCACTATTGCCGCTATTAAGAAAAATCGTATTTGGTGGTTTATGGGAGCCGGTATTTTTGCTTGTGTTATTGCCAAGTTATTCTTAATTGATATTTATGGGCAGGGTGGTATTTCTCGCGCAATTTCATTTATTGGCGTTGCATTATTAATTTTAATTGTTGGGTATTTTTCACCATTACCACCAAAAGAAACAAAAGGGAAAGTCGAACAGGAGAAACAATCATGA
- a CDS encoding Predicted membrane protein has product MDTWILVGLVLVFLLVLAPILAIIAINRTGRLQYQISLLNQKVSSLETLLSKAKYTQSISVDDETSPQPSLDEGRGASIEQERYEFSFSADSADVKLDNEMGATKESSSISHVAYQQAEKERSLSDNVNSISMREQSTHENINPNRFDNTVVQQIDPNRFNHNKPNTNQNNQHTVSHDKSIFSHFFSWLFKGNPVAKIGILLLFLGVAYLLNYSVQNEIISPQMRLIFSAVGCLALLGVGWWLRNKKALFGLILQGGAIGCLYITIFAAFKLYTMVPYGMAFAFMLLICTASIALALLQRTISLAVLASIGGYLAPVLLSTGGGSHVVLFSYYLMLSIGILVISVWQAWRPLNLVGMVMTYGVAILWGLDNYQPDYYLSSQLFIIANLVVFNALTQLFSLRFEHSKQLIVDNTLLFVPPFISIALQFFISQGEDLLPAFISLMVGLLYLITGLQVHKRYKSAGKNMALANIIIGAGFITLAIPLALTFEWTSIIWSLEGLLILWFGLQQNQKKMAAIGSLLIVISAITLLSDYPYLYWSRSSTYMVPVLLIACFMAGGLFHTRRHEDSNFTLFSYGFLIIGLVTWFCWLPLFTDILSWSRESEGFIILVLVVISVWFWRLYAIHINWVPLLLCQSILWIAGYYYLGLDFLNDQNPMGRGEGSLIWPVVLGSSVLFVIHGV; this is encoded by the coding sequence GTGGATACTTGGATACTAGTAGGACTCGTATTAGTTTTTCTGCTAGTGCTAGCTCCGATTCTTGCTATTATTGCCATCAATCGAACAGGTCGGTTGCAGTACCAAATTTCGCTGTTAAATCAGAAGGTTTCCTCTTTAGAAACTTTACTTTCAAAAGCAAAATACACGCAAAGCATATCCGTTGATGATGAGACATCTCCCCAACCAAGCTTAGACGAAGGGCGAGGCGCGTCCATAGAGCAAGAGCGGTATGAATTTTCTTTTAGTGCGGATAGTGCGGACGTTAAATTAGACAACGAGATGGGAGCAACTAAAGAGAGCTCCTCAATAAGCCATGTTGCTTACCAGCAAGCTGAAAAAGAACGTAGTTTATCTGATAATGTGAACTCGATTTCTATGAGGGAACAATCTACTCATGAAAATATTAACCCAAATAGGTTTGATAACACGGTAGTACAGCAAATTGACCCAAATCGATTTAATCATAATAAACCTAATACAAATCAAAATAATCAGCATACGGTTAGTCATGATAAATCAATATTCAGCCATTTCTTTAGTTGGTTATTTAAAGGAAACCCGGTTGCGAAAATAGGTATCCTGCTGTTATTCCTAGGTGTAGCATATTTACTGAATTACAGCGTGCAAAATGAAATCATTTCACCGCAAATGCGGTTAATTTTCAGTGCAGTAGGGTGCTTAGCCTTACTAGGAGTTGGCTGGTGGTTACGAAACAAAAAGGCATTATTTGGGTTGATTTTACAAGGAGGGGCGATAGGTTGCTTGTATATCACTATTTTTGCTGCCTTTAAATTATATACGATGGTGCCATATGGAATGGCATTTGCGTTTATGTTACTTATTTGTACCGCAAGTATTGCTTTGGCATTATTGCAGCGAACTATTAGTTTAGCCGTTTTAGCATCAATAGGTGGATATTTAGCACCTGTATTGCTTTCTACTGGCGGTGGAAGCCATGTTGTCTTGTTCTCTTATTACCTGATGCTGTCTATTGGTATTTTGGTTATTAGTGTGTGGCAAGCTTGGCGCCCTTTAAATTTAGTTGGTATGGTGATGACTTATGGTGTTGCCATTTTATGGGGATTAGATAATTACCAGCCAGACTACTATTTATCCAGCCAACTCTTTATCATCGCTAATTTAGTCGTATTTAATGCCTTAACTCAACTGTTTTCACTGCGTTTTGAACATAGCAAGCAACTGATTGTTGATAATACACTTCTGTTTGTTCCCCCTTTTATTAGTATCGCCCTTCAATTCTTTATTTCACAAGGGGAAGATCTACTGCCAGCCTTTATTTCACTGATGGTAGGTTTGTTATATCTGATAACTGGATTACAAGTACATAAGCGCTATAAATCTGCTGGCAAAAATATGGCATTAGCGAATATTATTATTGGTGCTGGTTTTATTACTTTAGCTATTCCACTAGCGTTAACATTTGAGTGGACTTCCATTATTTGGTCATTAGAAGGGCTGTTAATTCTTTGGTTCGGTTTACAGCAAAACCAGAAAAAAATGGCGGCTATTGGCTCTTTATTGATTGTTATTAGCGCAATAACCTTATTAAGTGATTATCCTTATTTATATTGGAGTCGCAGTAGTACTTATATGGTGCCAGTGCTATTAATCGCATGTTTTATGGCCGGAGGGCTTTTCCATACTCGTCGTCATGAAGACAGCAACTTTACTTTATTTAGCTACGGTTTCTTAATTATTGGCTTGGTGACTTGGTTTTGCTGGCTCCCCTTATTTACGGATATTTTATCATGGAGCCGTGAATCTGAAGGCTTTATTATTTTAGTTTTGGTCGTTATTTCTGTTTGGTTCTGGCGTTTATATGCTATCCATATAAATTGGGTGCCATTGCTACTTTGCCAATCCATCCTATGGATTGCGGGATATTATTATCTTGGTTTAGATTTCTTAAATGACCAAAACCCGATGGGGCGTGGCGAAGGTTCTCTTATATGGCCAGTTGTATTGGGTAGTTCTGTTTTATTTGTTATTCATGGCGTATAA
- a CDS encoding Uncharacterized conserved protein, with the protein MHQGQCLCGSVKITTTKDISHVSVCHCGMCQKWNGGPGFSVDCGNDLIIKGQEAVTIFASSQWGERAFCKNCGSHLFYHLLSPSTYYASAALFKESQDAQMSMQIYIDSKPKYYNFVEKTPMLTEKDIMEMMSPSSD; encoded by the coding sequence ATGCATCAAGGCCAATGTTTGTGTGGTTCTGTAAAAATCACAACTACAAAAGATATTAGTCATGTCAGTGTATGCCATTGCGGAATGTGCCAAAAATGGAATGGCGGCCCAGGTTTTAGTGTTGATTGCGGTAACGATTTAATAATTAAGGGGCAAGAAGCTGTGACAATTTTCGCGTCATCTCAATGGGGAGAACGTGCATTTTGTAAAAATTGTGGTTCACACCTTTTTTATCATTTACTTTCACCTTCAACATATTATGCATCAGCCGCTTTATTTAAAGAGAGCCAAGATGCGCAAATGAGTATGCAAATTTACATCGATAGCAAGCCTAAGTATTATAACTTTGTAGAAAAAACACCTATGTTGACAGAGAAGGATATTATGGAAATGATGTCCCCATCATCTGACTAA
- a CDS encoding putative transporter YfdV → MLTHIILAALGPIVLGLAVGWLSGKYGFIKREYSQAFADFVVKIALPFALFLAAAQAPPSVLLNIDYLLALSVGLIATYVIGFIFGKFIFRHNKKDAAMQALSVSFPDMAYCGPPVLLATVGSSGLIAMVLGNLIYTVIIIPFTLLMISGSQQGHSVFKSVGKAIAQPLVFLPILGALLAIFGVKLPEILQNSVNELGKTAGGVALFFLGLLLSGIKLTISKEIIFNVFIKNFVQAALILGTGLALGLQDDLLKAAFIIGVLPTATAVPALAISNQAYTETSAGTVLLSTLAALISIIGGITIVEML, encoded by the coding sequence ATGCTGACTCACATTATACTTGCTGCTTTAGGGCCCATTGTTCTTGGATTAGCCGTCGGTTGGCTATCAGGTAAATATGGGTTTATCAAACGAGAGTATTCCCAAGCCTTTGCTGACTTTGTAGTTAAAATAGCATTACCATTTGCATTATTTCTAGCTGCTGCACAGGCTCCCCCCTCAGTATTGCTCAATATTGACTACTTATTAGCATTATCTGTAGGACTAATTGCAACATACGTGATTGGTTTTATTTTTGGTAAGTTTATTTTTCGTCATAATAAGAAAGATGCTGCAATGCAAGCATTGTCGGTGTCTTTTCCTGATATGGCCTACTGTGGGCCACCTGTCTTGCTCGCAACTGTCGGGTCATCAGGCTTAATCGCTATGGTATTAGGCAACCTTATTTATACTGTCATTATTATCCCATTTACTCTCTTAATGATCAGTGGCTCACAACAAGGGCATAGTGTCTTTAAATCTGTTGGGAAAGCCATTGCCCAGCCCTTAGTTTTTCTTCCTATTCTAGGGGCATTATTGGCTATTTTTGGTGTTAAATTACCTGAAATATTACAAAACTCAGTTAATGAATTAGGTAAAACAGCAGGCGGAGTCGCTTTATTCTTCCTTGGATTGCTCCTTTCAGGAATCAAACTGACAATAAGTAAGGAAATTATATTTAACGTCTTTATAAAAAACTTTGTTCAAGCCGCTCTTATTTTAGGGACTGGGCTCGCTTTAGGATTACAAGATGATTTACTTAAAGCCGCGTTTATCATTGGTGTATTACCCACCGCGACCGCTGTTCCTGCATTAGCAATTAGTAATCAGGCCTATACGGAAACCTCTGCTGGAACCGTGTTATTAAGTACACTTGCTGCCTTAATTTCGATTATTGGCGGTATCACTATCGTCGAAATGCTTTAG
- the psiE_2 gene encoding phosphate-starvation-inducible protein PsiE, whose translation MNSMKGMRHASNIAWVLQWILNIGLIALAAVLVFFLAKETVTMASLMFGSSKGATAYELLEGIVIYFLYFEFIALIIKYFMSGYHFPLRYFIYIGITAIIRLIIVDHSDPMTTLLHAGAILVLVVALYIANTEKLKRE comes from the coding sequence ATGAACAGTATGAAAGGAATGCGTCATGCGAGTAATATCGCGTGGGTACTGCAATGGATATTAAATATAGGCTTGATAGCACTCGCTGCTGTACTTGTATTCTTCTTAGCTAAAGAAACAGTGACAATGGCTTCATTAATGTTTGGTAGCTCAAAAGGAGCAACGGCTTATGAGTTACTAGAAGGTATTGTCATTTATTTTCTGTATTTTGAGTTTATTGCTTTGATAATAAAGTATTTTATGTCGGGCTATCACTTCCCACTAAGGTATTTTATATATATAGGTATTACCGCAATTATTCGCTTAATTATTGTTGACCATAGTGACCCAATGACAACTCTGTTACATGCAGGGGCGATTTTGGTTCTTGTTGTAGCACTTTATATTGCAAATACTGAAAAATTAAAGCGTGAATAA
- the uvrY gene encoding Response regulator uvrY yields the protein MINIIIIDDNNIAIRGFEAVFSRHIRYKVVASFPTVEHAITWNRCQKANMILISSDSFRYDSLKTIQTLRRTQPDVGIIIYNVRNNPSFFLKALDIGIFGLLSINVTEEDLIEAIQIVSVKRRIISPDIAQDLALQRLIYSNQQDIYDLLSGRELEIMLMITQGIPIKRVAESLSLSPKTVNTYRYRMFSKLNICSDVELTHIAISYGLITAKQGLSECQNSSSRKLS from the coding sequence TTGATTAATATTATAATAATTGACGATAATAATATTGCAATTCGTGGTTTTGAGGCGGTTTTTTCACGTCATATACGCTATAAGGTTGTTGCTTCTTTTCCAACAGTGGAACATGCGATTACATGGAATAGATGCCAAAAAGCAAATATGATTTTAATCAGTAGCGATAGCTTTCGTTATGATTCACTAAAAACAATTCAGACACTGCGCAGAACTCAACCGGATGTTGGGATCATTATTTACAATGTCAGAAATAATCCGTCATTTTTTTTAAAAGCGCTAGATATCGGTATTTTTGGTTTATTAAGTATTAATGTTACAGAAGAAGATCTTATTGAAGCTATCCAGATTGTGAGTGTTAAACGGCGAATTATCTCTCCGGATATTGCGCAAGACCTTGCTCTCCAGCGGTTAATTTATAGCAATCAACAAGATATATATGATTTATTATCAGGGCGGGAGTTGGAAATCATGTTAATGATTACTCAGGGGATACCTATCAAACGGGTGGCAGAGTCGCTTTCTTTGAGTCCTAAAACAGTAAATACCTATCGATATCGAATGTTTAGTAAACTTAATATCTGTAGTGATGTAGAATTAACTCATATAGCCATCAGTTATGGTTTAATTACAGCAAAACAGGGTTTATCCGAGTGTCAGAACAGTTCGAGCCGAAAGCTTTCTTAA
- the pepT_3 gene encoding Peptidase T has product MNELGKQLEQRFYRYLAIESQSDAASIVVPSTEGQRELAKLLAQELESYGLKNIYIDDHAILYAMRPGNKPSAPKIGFVTHLDTVDVGLSPIIKPQTLRYEGQDLCLNEKENIWFKTAEHPEAAPYIGEDIIFSDGTSVLGADNKAAVTVVMELMHKLQYADFDCGDIYVAFVPDEEIGLRGSKIMDLTRFNVDFAYTIDCCALGEVVYETFNAASIEVSIKGITAHPMSAKNVLLNPIRVAHDFIGCFDRFDTPEHTEHREGYFYVTDLIANPDNAKIKMAIRDFDRHSFAARKRFIEQAIELIKARHPRAKIECSIVDVYSNISDSLGDDRTAIDLIFDALKTQEVEPKVIPMRGGTDGSALSARGVLTPNYFTGALNFHSCFEFLPISSFEKSYLVSETICRLVGKK; this is encoded by the coding sequence ATGAACGAATTAGGTAAACAATTAGAGCAGCGTTTTTACCGCTATCTCGCTATTGAAAGCCAAAGTGACGCAGCAAGCATAGTTGTTCCAAGTACAGAAGGACAACGTGAACTAGCAAAATTATTAGCTCAAGAGCTTGAAAGCTATGGTCTGAAAAATATTTATATTGATGACCATGCCATCTTATATGCAATGCGCCCAGGAAATAAGCCTTCAGCGCCAAAAATAGGTTTTGTGACTCATTTAGATACTGTCGATGTTGGGTTATCTCCCATCATTAAGCCTCAAACTTTGAGGTACGAAGGCCAGGATTTATGTTTAAATGAAAAAGAAAACATTTGGTTTAAGACTGCCGAGCACCCTGAAGCCGCACCTTATATTGGTGAAGATATTATTTTTAGTGATGGAACCAGCGTACTGGGTGCTGATAATAAAGCCGCTGTAACGGTTGTTATGGAATTAATGCATAAACTGCAATATGCGGATTTTGATTGTGGAGATATCTACGTTGCGTTTGTACCTGATGAAGAAATTGGTCTACGCGGTTCTAAAATTATGGATTTAACCCGCTTTAATGTTGATTTTGCTTATACTATTGACTGCTGTGCGCTTGGTGAGGTTGTGTATGAAACGTTTAATGCAGCTTCTATCGAAGTTTCAATTAAAGGTATTACCGCACATCCCATGTCAGCTAAGAATGTATTATTGAACCCTATTCGGGTTGCGCATGATTTTATTGGCTGTTTTGACCGTTTTGATACCCCAGAGCACACAGAGCATCGCGAAGGCTATTTTTATGTCACAGATTTAATCGCAAACCCTGATAATGCTAAAATTAAAATGGCGATCCGTGATTTTGACCGCCATAGTTTTGCAGCTCGAAAACGTTTTATAGAACAAGCTATTGAATTAATAAAAGCACGTCATCCAAGAGCAAAAATTGAATGCAGCATTGTAGATGTGTATAGCAATATTAGTGACTCGTTAGGTGATGATCGTACAGCGATTGATTTAATTTTCGATGCATTGAAAACTCAAGAGGTTGAGCCTAAAGTGATCCCGATGCGTGGTGGTACGGATGGTTCAGCTTTATCAGCAAGAGGCGTCTTAACCCCAAATTATTTTACTGGCGCACTTAATTTCCACTCATGCTTTGAATTTCTACCAATCAGTTCTTTTGAGAAAAGCTACTTAGTATCAGAAACTATTTGTCGTTTAGTTGGGAAAAAATAA
- the abgT_1 gene encoding Aminobenzoyl-glutamate transport protein: MTTKTLPKKKGFLNRVERIGNVMPDVTMLFVYALIICWFLSYLLSFVDFSYYHPISKEKIAIVNMFQYEEIILFITAAVKNFINFPPLGITIVATLGIGIAESSGFINTALKKMLSFISPRMLTPTVVFVGIVSHIASDSAYVILMPVAAMMFYASGRHPLAGIAAAFAGLAGGFTASYTPSIIDPIMQSFTQDAAQMLAPGYSVNVLCNYFFSLGGTFGVIFTCWFITEKIVEPWLNKNCPINSNEVDTDSEKDLGKITAVENRAFRISGLVLIALGIGLFALLWPENSPLRGPDGSLTSPKAPIMQIVVPLLFIFFALPGIVYGYMTKSFTSTKDVVKAMENITKSLIPFIVFAFFAAQFLYSFQHSNLGTLLALSGAELLRTLDMPSGMTVFGVILLTAILNIMITSATSKWAIMAPVLVPMLMAVGISPELTQAAFRVSDSAMNVSTPMFPFYPLILMYCQKYYKNAGIGTLCSMMIPFTVGLLIILTSTLYLFWAFDIPIGFDSGYTWHPAQ, encoded by the coding sequence ATGACAACTAAAACACTTCCCAAGAAAAAAGGGTTCTTAAACCGTGTTGAGCGCATTGGTAATGTTATGCCTGATGTGACTATGCTGTTTGTTTATGCCCTGATTATATGTTGGTTTTTATCTTATCTACTTTCTTTCGTAGATTTTAGTTATTACCATCCTATTTCAAAAGAAAAAATTGCTATAGTTAATATGTTTCAGTATGAGGAAATAATATTATTTATTACTGCGGCAGTTAAAAACTTCATTAATTTCCCTCCTCTCGGTATAACGATAGTGGCAACGTTAGGTATTGGTATTGCTGAAAGCAGTGGTTTTATTAATACTGCATTGAAAAAAATGTTGTCGTTTATTTCTCCTAGAATGTTAACGCCTACCGTGGTGTTTGTCGGGATTGTTTCTCATATTGCTTCAGACTCTGCCTATGTGATTTTAATGCCAGTGGCAGCGATGATGTTTTATGCGAGTGGTCGTCATCCATTAGCTGGGATTGCTGCTGCATTTGCAGGTTTAGCGGGTGGATTTACTGCAAGCTATACGCCGTCAATTATTGACCCAATAATGCAAAGTTTTACGCAAGATGCCGCACAAATGCTAGCGCCAGGTTATAGCGTAAATGTTTTATGTAACTATTTTTTTAGTTTGGGTGGTACATTTGGGGTTATTTTCACGTGCTGGTTTATTACTGAAAAGATTGTTGAACCATGGTTAAATAAAAATTGCCCGATCAATTCAAACGAAGTGGATACTGATTCTGAAAAAGATTTAGGTAAAATTACGGCTGTTGAGAATCGTGCTTTTCGTATTTCAGGTTTAGTGCTAATTGCGTTAGGTATCGGATTATTTGCATTGTTATGGCCAGAGAACTCTCCATTACGTGGGCCTGATGGCAGCTTAACTAGCCCTAAAGCACCTATTATGCAAATCGTTGTGCCTTTACTGTTTATTTTCTTTGCTTTGCCAGGCATTGTTTATGGTTATATGACGAAATCTTTTACGTCAACAAAAGATGTTGTTAAGGCAATGGAAAATATTACTAAGTCACTTATCCCATTTATTGTTTTTGCTTTTTTTGCTGCCCAATTTTTATATTCATTTCAACATTCTAATTTAGGCACATTATTAGCACTTTCAGGAGCTGAGTTATTACGTACACTTGATATGCCATCTGGAATGACTGTTTTTGGCGTCATTCTATTAACCGCTATTTTAAATATCATGATTACTTCAGCGACATCAAAATGGGCAATCATGGCGCCAGTATTGGTACCGATGCTAATGGCAGTGGGAATTTCACCTGAGTTAACACAAGCGGCATTTCGTGTCAGTGACTCAGCAATGAACGTGAGCACACCGATGTTTCCGTTTTATCCGTTAATCCTGATGTATTGTCAAAAATACTATAAAAATGCAGGAATAGGAACATTGTGCTCAATGATGATCCCGTTTACTGTTGGTTTATTAATTATTTTGACTTCAACATTATATTTGTTCTGGGCTTTTGATATCCCAATTGGTTTCGACAGCGGTTACACCTGGCATCCTGCACAGTAA
- the uvrC_3 gene encoding Excinuclease ABC subunit C codes for MSEQFEPKAFLKTVTNQPGVYRMYDAGETVIYVGKAKDLKKRLSSYFRENVGSRKTEQLVKQIASIDVTVTHTETEALLLEHNYIKLYQPRYNVLLRDDKSYPYLFLSSETHPRISMHRGAKHAKGEYFGPFPQFLCGERNTGVNAEVISDTSM; via the coding sequence GTGTCAGAACAGTTCGAGCCGAAAGCTTTCTTAAAAACAGTCACTAATCAACCTGGTGTATACCGTATGTATGACGCTGGGGAAACGGTCATATATGTAGGGAAAGCAAAGGATCTTAAAAAACGCTTATCCAGTTATTTTCGTGAAAATGTGGGAAGTCGTAAAACAGAGCAGTTGGTTAAGCAAATCGCCTCTATTGATGTTACGGTGACTCATACTGAAACAGAAGCACTATTACTTGAACACAACTATATTAAGTTGTATCAACCACGTTATAACGTATTGCTGCGTGATGATAAATCTTATCCTTACCTATTTTTGAGCAGTGAAACACATCCTCGAATTTCGATGCATCGGGGGGCGAAACATGCGAAAGGTGAGTACTTTGGCCCTTTCCCCCAGTTCTTATGCGGTGAGAGAAACACTGGCGTTAATGCAGAAGTTATTTCCGATACGTCAATGTGA
- the glpX gene encoding Fructose-1,6-bisphosphatase 1 class 2 encodes MKISDELASAIASVTEVAAVAAFDWVGKQDKNAADKAAVEAMRNRLNEIDFHGKIVIGEGEIDDAPMLYIGEQVGKQSGSVGLDIAVDPIDGTRMVACNEKNAIAVLAAAPTGTLLQAPDMYMEKLVVGAAAKGAVHLANPLEKNLEFLSSALNKPISNLSIAVLDKPRHQHIIKTIRNFGANVITIPDGDVLASLLTILPEHPIDMMYGTGGAPEGIISAAIARALGGDMQARLISRDKAKGDSEENKQLAAQEILRCQQMGLEIGEVLSLDQMVSTSDVIFAATAITPTILMDGVSIDAYSRISNTILVNGRDRSLKLINNRYFN; translated from the coding sequence ATGAAAATTAGTGATGAGTTAGCTTCCGCTATCGCTTCCGTTACTGAAGTCGCTGCTGTAGCTGCCTTCGATTGGGTAGGTAAACAAGATAAAAATGCCGCAGATAAAGCCGCTGTTGAAGCAATGAGAAATCGCCTAAATGAAATTGATTTTCATGGCAAAATTGTCATTGGTGAAGGTGAAATCGACGATGCTCCCATGCTATATATTGGCGAGCAAGTTGGCAAACAATCCGGGTCTGTTGGGTTAGATATCGCAGTAGATCCTATTGATGGAACACGTATGGTGGCTTGTAATGAAAAAAATGCCATTGCCGTACTTGCTGCCGCGCCAACGGGAACACTGCTTCAAGCACCTGATATGTATATGGAAAAACTTGTTGTTGGTGCCGCAGCGAAAGGAGCTGTTCACCTAGCAAATCCCCTAGAAAAAAATTTAGAATTTCTTTCCTCCGCACTGAATAAACCCATTTCAAATCTTTCAATCGCAGTGCTTGATAAACCTCGCCATCAACATATTATTAAAACTATCCGTAATTTTGGTGCGAATGTGATTACCATCCCTGATGGTGATGTACTCGCCTCATTACTTACCATTCTTCCGGAGCATCCCATTGATATGATGTATGGGACTGGTGGTGCTCCTGAAGGCATTATCAGTGCAGCCATCGCACGCGCTTTAGGCGGTGATATGCAAGCAAGGCTAATTTCTCGAGATAAAGCCAAAGGTGATAGCGAAGAAAACAAACAGCTCGCGGCACAAGAAATTTTGCGCTGTCAGCAAATGGGGTTAGAAATTGGTGAGGTGTTATCTTTAGACCAGATGGTGAGTACTTCTGATGTCATATTTGCCGCCACAGCTATCACACCAACAATCTTGATGGATGGTGTATCAATAGATGCTTACAGCCGCATTTCAAATACCATTTTGGTTAATGGCCGTGACCGTTCGCTAAAACTGATTAATAATCGCTATTTTAATTAA